GCACCGCATTCCAGACCAACAGCCCTTTTTAGCACAACAAAGGTGAATTTCAGAACttatcagtttcactttctggtttgcTTGTATTTTCACAGTGCTCTTTGGTTGGATTTCTAGCAGCCCAGAGGAAAGTTTAAAGGAATATGGTCAATTTGAAGATACAATTTTTGGATAAAAATTGTATTCCTACAATGGTATAAAGATTACTGAAACTGAAAgtagttggggggggagggggagaagagaacaaaATCAACTAAACGCATCAGAAAGAAGTTGGACTCCAAACAGAAAAGGCAAAGGAACAAGCAGTCTAGCTCACTGCTGGCCAATAGTTCAGCTAAATGCCATGAAATAAACCTTCAGGCTCTGAtctcattaaaaagaaagaaaaaaaaatatgtacatgCTCCTGATCAAGAGGACCCTTTCCAAATGCATTTCCCAAGCAGCAGTACATCTTCAGTGTCTAGCAAAACCAGTCTCTGAGTGGTATTAACAGCAGCCCTGTCCTACCTATGTTAGCATCAGAGCTACACTGACCTGTTCACCATGGTGTTTTGTATCTCCTATATTAGCCTTGGCTGGCAAATGTGTTACCTTTACAAGTCTCAACAGCAACCACTTTAAAACAGTATACAAGATGCATTATACTCACCTATTCCATAAATGACTGGAAAATGACTGTCCTTTTCCTCCCTATCATTTAATTCTGTTTCAAAAAGAACAAATACATCAAATAATTCAGCCATTGTCAGCATATTTATTTCCAAGCTGCATTAGTTTAGCTTTAGCCAGGGAGGTGCCCAGACCTTAccccaaaaacaaaaagtggGACATGCATAAAGCAGCCACAAGGGAACTGAAAACTTGGGTTCCTATCCTTGTTTAACTCAAGTGAAATGAATCTACGTTTTTATACCATGTCTATTATCATGGTATACAGGAGAAATTCAGACACAGGGTAGTTCCATCTCAAAAGAATGGCAACTGCTTATGCCAGTTCTGAATTAATCCTTATCTTTGGTGGACATTTATCCACACCACAGAACCAGACTATATAAAATCACTACACCACAGAAATCATTCACATCTTAACAGACCTGGCACTGAAACAGCTGCTCAGGACTCAAATGCATTGGCAAGGGCAGCATGGGGAAGGTGCAACTCATCTGCCCACACCATGACTGGCTCTAGCCAAAGCTATTAGCCCCTCAATTTCACATGCAATAGATTTACAAAAACACACAGCTGTAATGAGGCCATGTTTCAAAGGTTTAAGCTACAGCCAGTGTTCTCACTGAAAACGAAGAGATATCAAAAATAATCAGACTTGAATTAGCTACGATGGAGGAAAAAGGAAACCGAAGAGGGGACAGAGGGAAAAGATGATAAAAACATTAATTTGGGGCAACTGTTTTCTACAGCCATCCAAGCTCCTACACACTTCATTCATCTGTCTGCTGCAATACCGACTAAACACACATATTAAATGCAGGAGGAAGGTCTAGTGCTGTTAACTGATCCTAAATGGGTTTAGATTTCCTTCCCAGCAGAAACACAAAAGTCTTCAATTTGGAGTGCTCACAGGACCACATGGGTGAAATACTTCAGCTATTAGCAACTGCAAGTTACCATAGCACTTCTGGGAAGAGAAGCCCTAACCTAGCCATTGCCCTACCTGCGGTGTGCTGTGGTAAATTACTACTTCCAGAATACCAACTCTGGAGTAATCAGTATGTGACAGCAAACAACACTGTAGGCAATAAGCCCTCCTGTGCCTAGAGCTCACAAAGCTCACAGGCCAGATCAAGGGTTGTCTCTCCTCAAATGAAGAGCctcacatttatttcaaacactaAACATACTTTTACAAAAGGGAAAACATTAAAACTCTTACCTGTCACACAGAAAGTCACTATATGGACATCATCTTGCTGGAGATCAAATGCTCCTACAGCAACAACAGTAGCAGCAAGGTATAAAACTGACTCATGTCAAGGCTGCATATAAACGATGGGGTATATTAATGTGAGACCCTCATTACTAGCAAGAAATCTCCCACTCCATTGTTCTTGATACAGATCATGGACCGGTGTTTGTTTTCCAGATATCTCTCAATATCTTGCTCttataaaataaagagaaagctaCTCTATATAACAGTAATTTACACAACTGGCCACAGGCAAGGGCAGAAAGTTGTTAAAGAGAAAGCCTTGTTCTGTCAAGATTTTATTCCTTTTACAAGCATTTTGTTAAGGTAGCTCTGGCATTGTGATCTCAGGTTTAGTTTGTTACACATTTATCAGGGTACATTCATTAGTAATacccattttatatatggggaaatATAGGTAGAGAgagaagagacttgcccaagatcatacagcaTGTCATATATAttttactcacacacacacacacacagagagagagagaacatgtgtAAATCATCTTACTGCACCACCCCGTGTATAAACACATGACGCACTTCAAATTCCCAAGTGGAGAAAAACTCAAATCCAAGATTTTTTCTACTGTATATTTGAGGATTaagattttacacacacacacacacacacacacacacacacacacagcccaaatCCAGCCAGAATTCTAGTTTTTGGACATGAGAATGCAAAAAAATGTGTACTTACTAAGAAGCTGATTAGTAAGTTTTTGTGATAACTGCCTATCATCGTTGAAACCTCCAACTAGGTGAACTTCCAGCCTAACAAAGAGATGGAATAACAGGAAACAGCAATTAAAAAGGCATCTCAAAGTGAATAGCTTTTCAATACAATCCCCAGTCCACACCGTACATTAGAGAAGGCTCATTTATTACATTTATGTGCCAGTTGATTGTGTATTATATCATGACCTAATGTGAGTAACCTCTTTGTTTTGGACATTATAGGGAATATCAGCTGAGCAGCACCAACTAAGGACTTGAATCTGAGAGGCACTGAATATGGGCAGATGCCACTGAGGTTGTTTGGATTTATAGGTGCTCAGCTCCTCACGGGACTGGACCTTAAATTACAAAGCTATGTTTTAAGCTTCACAACAAAGATCAATTAAATGTACTCCAATGACTTCCTTACAACTCACTCAAACCTTAAGATGGGGTCTTTGTGAGACATCTGTGTAAATATGGCTCCTCTTTCACTCTATAGGTCTGTTTTCTGTGGCCAAGCTTTTcgaaagtgactagtgattttcagGTATTCAACTTCAGACACCGTAAAGGGACCCaaatttttagaaagtgctgagtagtcaccagctgaaaatcaggcccctttaaggtgtttcaAGCAAGATTCTCAAAAGGAACTAGTTGCTTTTGGAAGTCTTAGACCAGGTATATTTAGTGTTATATCTGCCAACTTTACCAAGTTTTGCCTCTACAGGTCTAACAGGAGTAAACACGATCAAAAGGAATCGAGCTGGATTCTTTTCTGGCTCCCACAACAGCAACAGAATTTATAACTAAATTCTGACTCAGAATCTTTATTGTTTTATGTGCAAGCCAGAAACTTCCAGATTAACTCAGATCCCAGGATGAGTTTACAGGaccaacagttttaaaaaaaaagcaaaaattcatTTGTGAAACTAAGCAATTTGAGATGGAAATCACTGAGACCCAATAAACATGGACCCTCACAATGGCAGTTTTACAGAGATACTATTCAAAGCAGCATCACGCTTTAAATTAAATCCCTGCTAAGAGAActacaaaaataatatatacatacaaaCGATGGGGCTGAGTAAATCAAGAACAAGAAAAGCTACTAAATCTGTAACAATGCCAGTAGgcaaaaaaaatcatcactgcGGAAACAGTACCTTGTTGAGATGTATTTTCCTGCCCTGGCTCAGCACGCCGCTGATTCTTTATCTGAGCCCGAAATGATCACATTTAGAATTTCTCACCTTACACACAACAGTGACCCTTGTGAAATACCGTACCCAAGACATAATATAGCAGTTCCAACCTTCCACATTCTGTGTCATTAGAGAACGATTTTACTGCACTCATAATCAGCGACACCTCGGCTTGCGTGTTTGATCCATCACAGTGTGTCAAGCAGGTGGCCCCACTCCCTGGAAGGCAGGCAATAAGAAAACATTTACCTGACCACAGCTCcatacaacagcaacaaaaactcTGTCATTCTGTAGAGCAGCTAATAAAAATGGATAAACCGCATCCAGATTTTACAGGAGGAACTGACACTaaaaaagagattaagtgacttgcctgataTCACACAAATTCAATATAGTCAGGAACAGAACCtcagtctcctgattcccagtatCCTGCTGAAACCACTAGGTTCCCTGTGCTGCCTTCATAAGAGCCAGGGACTGAGTTCCAGTCCCATCTTGGTCAccaaggacttgtctacactactcagctgtgctgctgaagcccttcagtgtagacactacctataccAGCAATTCTCAGACTGTGAggcaggaccccaaagtgggtcaccaggactggcttagactcgctggggcccagggctgaagccgaagcctgagagTTTCAGCACTGCAtgttgggcttcagctttgcgtccgcctccttccccccccccccgggtcagtGGGcctcgggtgggctcaggcttcagtcccccgaCATGGGGCCGTGTAGTCATTTTTATTGTCAAAAAGGGGGGTCGGGGTGCAATGCAGTAcgagaacccctgatctatacCAAACAGGAGTGGTTCTTCCGTctgcataggtaatccacctctccaagaggcagtagctaggtcaatggaagaattcttctgcggACGTAGTGCTATCTACACAGGGACTTCGGTCGGCTTAACTTCGTTGCacaagggggtggatttttcaatCTAAATCTGTATTGATCTAAATTCTTTAGTGTAGACAGGTCCTGAGTCACTGTATGACACTAGACAAGTCACTCacttaaccaaaaaaaaccacactcctgCGGTCAAAGGTTTAGGTGAATATGCAGCTCTAGTGTACTGCCGAAGGTAATGCAGGCTGGTAATAGCAAGATTTGTTTCTTAAAACATGACCCATGCAAACTAGAATCAATGAATTAGAACACCCAGTGGAAGCTCAATACACCAAATGTGGAAATGCAATATGAAATAACAGTTATTATGCAGCCATTATTTGAGAAACATGCATCTCATGGTCCAGGTTTCCTTTATGATACCTGTGTGTCTGAGCACCACCAAGTGGCAGGTAGTTGCATCATCAGACCCAAGAATGGACACGGAACCTGTTTTAAAGGAGAGAAATATGGTAAGAATTTTTCCGTCATGCTTGTTGCTTCAAGAGCTAACATTATTGCATCCCCACGTACCATCTTTAGGGGTGGTCACTGCAAACTCTCTTTGTTGGATATATAGAAGTCCTTTCGGTCCCACTGTTTGAGCTGGTTGGCCTCTTAGAACTCTTGTTTTCTCCTGTAAATAAATTGCACTCAGACTAAAATGGCTGAAAGAACAGATACAGCAAGTACTAGAATGGACACTGACCCACCCAGGCCTATGGAAAACAAATGGAATTAGGTGGCAGTTCAGGGAAGACCAGGAGTTCTAAGGTTGACCATAAATACTTATATTTCATGGTGTTTTACATCTTCAAGAACCAAGGTGGAGGCCAAAGACTAGGAACATGGATTGGATATCAGTGGACCTGAGAGTGACTGGTTTCCACAACAGCCAAGCATGCAATCAggagttttggaagaaggctataaaagtcACTTCCCAAAGAGGGAAGtggcaagaaagaagaaaaatgtttacaTCCTCAAGGCTCTTTCCAAACATTAACCAGTTAATCTTCACATCACCCCAGAGACAGTCATCCCACTTTAAAAATGGacagacagaaaaagaaagggactTGACCAAGGCCACACAATCATCAATCAGCACAAGAGCTTTACTCAGCAGTTTCTGGCTCCTAGCTTTGTGCTCAGTCTACTGCTAGGACTAGAACAGTTAAATATTTCAGTCAGATCTATTAGCTTCCCTATAGTTATTATCTTCAGACCTATTAGCTTCCCTATAGTTATTGTTTTGGATGCTTTTAAGAGAAATTCACAAAGGATATTTTTTGACGGCTTGACTGTGATAATCTTACTCACAGACAACAAATAGCATGATGCAACATGAATAGTCCAGCTAAAGTCAAAAAGGCTCCTTATGGAGGAAGGTACTGTTCAGGGTAAGTAAGGTAATCACAATCTAGAGCTAAAATACCAGACGATATGAACAAATAATCAACTTGATTTCTTGTAAGTTTTTATTTGATGATTTAAttcattataataataaaataataaaataataataataataataaataataaagatttaTATTAGTACTAGATAATTAACATACATAAGCCTCCTATTTGGAGAATGAACCAAAGTCTATTGTACCAGCAAACCCTGGATTGCTCAAATGACTCTGGGTCTCCCCATTAGTAGCTGTCTTGAAAGTAAGAGTAGAAACACTATGTTCATTTCTTTAGCTAGTAAGAaactgctcccattggcttgaaTGCAGTAGAGGGATAGATTCTAAGTGATATTTGCTCATCTACACTCCACAAAACATTACATAACCCTCCTTCCCATAAACCAAACTGTTAATGAGTACTCTATTTCCTGAAGCTGACAACCAATCATTCAACACTGATTTACTTTAATACCCAATCACAAACTTGAGTCTGTTTTGTTCTAGCAATGTCTAAGACTAGCTATGCATAGCCTGATTTGGAGCTGCAAGGGCTTGAATCTAGCCAGAAACTTTATTATAGGGTATGGACTTGATGATTCAATAGGGGTTTTCCATTTCTAGAGGCTATAACACGATAGCATTCTCTAGTatgagaaggggggaaaaatgaacTTGTGCTTTTTGCTTCTTGATGATGCATAAAGACCCCCCTCCAATACCCACAGCCGGACATCTGTGCCCCTGCACTGCCCATGCCAGAGCTTTTGGGCCCCTAACACCACCATATGCCAGGATGTCCATGCCTCCAACAAGCAGGCACCACATCAGGGCTTCTGCCCTCTGACCCAGCACCCCACACTGGAGAGCACCCTATGCCAGAGAGACAAGGTCTGGCCCGAGAGctggtttctctcaccaacagaagttggtccagtaaaagatgttacctctcCCATgctttctctctaatatcctgggacccacatagctacaacactgcatgtaCCCTGTGCCAGGACATTTAGTCCACTGAAAGCGCCAAACAGAGGCGTACAGACTCCCATCCTACTTGATAACGTGCCTGTGACACGGGTAAACTCCCCTTCTCGACCAGTGAGAGCCAACAGGCTCTGGACTTCTCATTGGAGGAGGGGGGCCTCCCCGTCCAAAGACTGCTCCGCCCCGCCCAGCTCGGCAGCTGGCACAAACCTACTCACTGCAGCCTCCCTGGCTGGAATCCGACAACCTCCTGCTGCAACCCTGCcagagcagcccccacccccttacctCCAGGGGCGGGTAGGTGCGGACCACCTCCCCCGGGGGCTGGGCCAGGTCGATCCGCTCCCCGTTAATCAGCAGAGGCATCTCTAGGAAGCGCCTGCTCCTGAGGCTGCTGGGCGGACTACTTCCGATAGCagccagctgggaggggaggcGGCATGGGCTGACATCGCAAGGGgttctgggagatgtagtccgGATGGGGAAGCGGGGTTTGGAGTTGAATACTTCCGTGCAAACAGCCCGAGTGTCTGCGGCAGGAGTCCGCAAACCTGACTTCAGCTAACGCGGGGAAAGAAAAAGATACTAATGCACGTTAGAccacctcacccccactcccaagAGAGCAGCATAGGCGCTCTCCCCCCTTAAAATGAAACTTGCAACCCCAGAAAGGATTGAAGAAACATGTGATTCACAGCCAGGCCAAGTGCAATAGATCTGTCTGAATTTCCACCTCCAGGACAGGGACTACTGAACTCCAGGAGGgctgtatttaaaataaactaaactatCTCTAATGGAAACTACAGGGAGGATTTTAGGCAGGCAGCATTTAATGACCCATCATGGAATCTGCCCATGACAACAGGCTTTAGGGCTCATGAAGAGTACCATCAATTACACAAACAGGGCACAAATACTCACCAACCAAATTTTCAGCAGGCCAGCAAAAAGAGGCCCACTGAAGGTGTGGGCCCCGCCCTTTGTACATGTAAAAATCCTGTCTTTAGATAAGAGGCGGCAGTAAGATGTACTCGCACATACAGATTTTCTCTCCTCGCATCCACACATTTTGTGGGTACAGTTAGATCCATGCTGAAAATTTTGCACATTATGTCAAACAGCATCATACCTTAAAAGCAGTAAATAATTAATTGCTTGGGGCacattcagaaatatttatttaaaactagGTACTTTCAATCAGCCCCCACTTCCTATGCACTGCCTTGGTATCTGCAGCACTCACATAACAACCCTCACTTCTCATAGCCCAAGTCAGACCTTGTACATGCTGGTAAGTGATACGGTGGTTTGACATATATTGCATTAATTCATTTAACTCTTaaacaaatctgttttttctctcctcacAGAAGCCAGTGGAATCAGACTTAATTACTAAAATATGACTTTCAGTGGAAGGGTCCCTCAAACGGTCATCACCAAATTGAAGTGAAGGAAACGTTGGGATGAAATCAGCCCCCTCTGGATACTACTACTACAAATCTCTGGCAGAGACTACTTATAACTACCTCTCATAAAAATACTTTTCTTAGAGGTATTTTTGCTTTTGACTACACTAaatgtaatgtatttttaaattaatttcccaGAGGTACATATCCCCAAAACTGACCTTCTcaaaagacacacacagaaaTGTCATATGCCACATGATAAGCACTGGACTATATATATTGCCAGTTAGAGCTGAATGGAAAATTTAAAGATGCTGGGAGAAAAACTAGACTCCCCCTTTCATTTTCCAGTAAGCTGTATTCTCACTATAATTTTGCCCAGCAAAGTATGAACACTTctagcaaaaacaaggagtccagtggcatcttaaagactaagagatttatttgggcataagctttcgtgggtaaaaacacatttcttcagttgcacctgaagaagtggttttttacccacaaaagcttatgcccaaataaatctgttagtctttaaggtgctaccggattccttgttgtttttatggatatagactaacacagctaccccgaTACTTGACTTCTAGCAAAGTGCAGCTTAATAAGCTTGTTAGCTAAGTGTTGTTGCCTCCTTTTGTTATGGTTATAAAAGCACTTTTGTTTAAAATGGGAAAAGCAAGCAAAAAGAAGCAAAGAGAATGCAGTGTCCATTGTCTTTGTGATCATACATAGCTCAAATCAGGGGATTTGTCACAGACCAAGACACAAACATTGTAGGATCCCCTTGTTAAAATACTGCTTACACAGAAGATTCCTAACACCCTTGCACCCTGAAAGGTCTGGTGTTGATTGTTTTACTAGCTAGGATGAggtgaccaacctgagcctgagaaggaaccagaatttaccaatatacattgtcaaagagccacagtaataagtcagcagtcCCCcgtcagctccccactccccgcccACCAGCACctatcctcctctccccacacctcttgatcagctgtttcatggtgtgcagtaAGCtcggaggggaagagggaggagcaagggcatgcaggctctggggagggggtggggtggagtgggggcagggcccgtgacagagccagggttgagcagt
Above is a window of Dermochelys coriacea isolate rDerCor1 chromosome 10, rDerCor1.pri.v4, whole genome shotgun sequence DNA encoding:
- the NTAN1 gene encoding protein N-terminal asparagine amidohydrolase isoform X1 yields the protein MPLLINGERIDLAQPPGEVVRTYPPLEEKTRVLRGQPAQTVGPKGLLYIQQREFAVTTPKDGSVSILGSDDATTCHLVVLRHTGSGATCLTHCDGSNTQAEVSLIMSAVKSFSNDTECGRLEVHLVGGFNDDRQLSQKLTNQLLRAFDLQQDDVHIVTFCVTELNDREEKDSHFPVIYGIAVNVKTAEIFHATFPDKGPDEDLRSARMLTGAPMTNIYDAKTEQLHIGPYFWMPFPYVDFWLNQDDKQILQNLSTSPLAEPPHFVSHLRSTLMFLKEHPFPADSLFPNRKPRLYKKTEEGLWERVCFETI
- the NTAN1 gene encoding protein N-terminal asparagine amidohydrolase isoform X2 is translated as MPLLINGERIDLAQPPGEVVRTYPPLEEKTRVLRGQPAQTVGPKGLLYIQQREFAVTTPKDGSVSILGSDDATTCHLVVLRHTGSGATCLTHCDGSNTQAEVSLIMSAVKSFSNDTECGRLEVHLVGGFNDDRQLSQKLTNQLLRAFDLQQDDVHIVTFCVTAVNVKTAEIFHATFPDKGPDEDLRSARMLTGAPMTNIYDAKTEQLHIGPYFWMPFPYVDFWLNQDDKQILQNLSTSPLAEPPHFVSHLRSTLMFLKEHPFPADSLFPNRKPRLYKKTEEGLWERVCFETI